GTTCCGCGAGGGCGGCCTTGGCGATGTGGTCCTTCTCGTCGGCCGCCGTCGTCTCGCGCTCGGCGAGGTCCGGCTCGAAGTCGAGGCGCCCGGCGGGGATGGCACCGCCGTGCACCCGGCGGAGCAGGCCCGCGCGGTCGAGGGCCTTGAGGTCCCGGCGGATCGTCTCCGCGGTGACCTGGAACTCCTCGGCCAGCGACACCACGTCCACCCGCCCGCCGTCACGCGCGAGCCGGAGGATCTCCTGCTGCCGTTCCGGTGCGTACATGTCCGTTCGCCTCCGCCTCACCGTCCGGTCGCTCCCGACCGATGCCCGAACTTGTGGTTCAGCACGGGAGGCTACGCCCGGATTTCCGGAAAGTAAACAGGTTCGGGCATCATCCGGACATGAACGGGCGCGAAGGTCGGGCATGAACGGACGTCCGGCCCGCCCCCGGACCATCCGTCGGGCCTGCTCACGGCAGACGGAAGGCCCGGCGCCCCGGGTGGAACCCAGGTGCCGGGCCTTTTCCCCCGCCTTCAGACGAGCTCCGGCTCCTTCTCCCCCACGGGACCCGCGGGACCCGCGGAGGTGCCCGCCGCCTCGGCCCCCTCCAGGTGCTGCACCGCCCGCTTCGGCAGCGCGAACATCAGCAGGAAGATCACGCCCATCACCGCGGCCACCCACCACAGCGCGTGCTGGAAGGCGTTCACGAAGGCCGGGCCCACGTCGACGGGCCGCAGATCGTCGTCGATCGTGCCGAAGAAGACCACCGAGACCAGGCCGAGTCCGAGCGCGTTGCCCATCTGCTGCACGGTGTTGATCAGCCCCGACGCCGAGCCGGCGTGCTCACGCGGGACGCCCGAGAGCACCATGTCGGTCAGCGGGGCGAAGATCAGGCCCATACCGACGCCCATCACGACCAGGGGCAGGGCCATCTGCCAGGGGGCGATGGACATGCCGTAGCGGTCGGCCTCCCAGAGGTAGAGCAGCACACCCGCCGCCAGGGTGAGCGCGCCCGCCTGGAGCACCTTGCGGCCGAAGCGCGGAACCAGCTTCTGCACGGACAGGCCGGCCGCCACGGAGACCGCGATCGAGAAGGGGACGCCGGTCAGACCCGCCTTCAGCGGACGCCAGCCCAGACCGGTCTGCATGTAGAGCGTCCACACCAGGAAGAAGATGCCGAGCGCGATCCCGAACACGGTCTGCACCGCGATGCCCGCCGCGAAGCTCTTCACCTTGAACAGCGACAGTTCGACCAGCGGGGAGCCGTCCCGCGCGCTCTTGCGCCGCTCGTACGCCACCAGCGCACCGAAGACGAGGACCGCACCGCCCATCGACAGATGTCCCCACAGCGGCCAGTCCAGCTCGCGGCCGCGGGTCAGCGGGTAGAGCAGCATGAGCAGGCCCAGCGTCACCAGGGCGACGCCCACCAGGTCCAGCTTCAGCGCGCGCGGCGCCCTGGACTCGGTGATGTAGCGGCTGCCGAGGATCAGACCCGCGATGCCGACCGGCAGGTTGATGAGGAAGATCGGGCGCCACTCCAGGCCGAACAGGTTCCACTCCGTCAGCAGCGCCCCGAGCAGCGGTCCGGACACCGCGCCCAGGCCCACGATCGCGCCGAAGAGCCCGAACACCTTGCCGCGCTCGTGGGCCGGGAACGTCGCGTGCACGATCGACAGCACCTGCGGCACCATCAGCGCCGCCATGCCGCCCTGCAGGATCCGCGCGGCGACCAGCATCTCCGGGTTCGCGGCGAAACCGCACAGCGCGGAGGCGACGGTGAAGCCGCCGATGCCGACGAGGAACAGCCGCTTGCGGCCGTGGATGTCGCCGAGCCGTCCGCCGGTGATGAGACCGGCGGCGAAGGCGAGCGCGTAGCCGGCGGTGATCCACTGGATCTGGCTGACGGACGCGCCCGCCTCGGCCTGGATGGACGGAATCGCGATGTTGACGATCGTGACGTCGACGAGGTCCATGAAGGCCGCGGTCATCACGATCGCGAGGGCGAACCAGCGACGGCGGTCGGGCTGCGACGGCTGGCTTGTCGGGCTGTCCACAAGGGGTTCGGTGGAGGTCATGGCTCGAAGCTACGACCGCATTAGGTCAGGTCGTGTCCTAGTTCTACGGCATCCTCGAACTCATGACGACGGACACCCCGGCACGGCTGCTCCAGCTCCTCTCCCTCCTCCAGACCCCGCGGGAATGGCCGGGAGGCGAGCTCTCCGATCGCCTCGGCGTCTCCCGCCGTACCGTGCGGCGCGACATCGACCGGCTGCGCGAGCTGGGCTATCCCGTGCAGGCGACGAAGGGGGCCGACGGCGGCTACCGGCTGGTCGCGGGGAAGGCGATGCCGCCCCTGGTCCTCGACGACGAGGAGGCGGTGGCGATCGCGGTGGGGCTGCGGGCCGGGGCCGGGCACGCGCTGGAGGGCGTCGACGAGGCGTCGGTGCGGGCGCTGGCGAAGCTGGAGCAGGTGCTGCCGTCCCGGCTGCGTCACCGGGTGTCGACCCTGCAGGCCGCGACCACACCGCTGACCAGCGGGGACGGGGCGAGCATCGCGCCGGAGACGCTGACCGTGATGGCCTCCACCGTGGCCGGTCACGAGCGGCTGCGGTTCGCCTACCGGGCGAAGGACGGGGCCGACTCGCGGCGCGTGGTCGAGCCGTACCGGCTGGTGTCGACGGGGCGGCGGTGGTACCTCGTCGCCTACGACCTCGATCGCGCCGACTGGCGGACCTTCCGGGTCGACCGGGTGAGCGAGCCGTTCGCGACCGGGGCGCGGTTCGCTCCGCGGGAGCTGCCGACGGGAAGCGCGGCGGAGTATCTGCGGCAGTCGATGTACCGGTGGCAGGAGACGTACGCGATCGACGTGACCTTCGAGGCGCCGGCCTCCCACATCGCGGCGCGGCTGCCGAAGTGGTTCGGGGAGCCGGAGGAGCTGGGGGAAGGGCGGTGCCGGCTGCGGGCGACCGTGGGCGATGCCGTGGAGTGGCTGGCGGTCCGGCTGGCGATGGTGGACTGCGAGTTCACGGTGCGGGAGCCCGAGGAGCTCGTGCGGTGCGTACGGGACCTGGGCGGGCGGCTGAGCCGGGCGGCGGGTGGGTGACCCGGCCGGGCCGAACCGCACCCGGGGCGGACGGCGCCGCGGCATGCTGGACGGCGGGCTTCCCCGTACCTGAACTCCGGGGATGCCCGCCGGATGGCAGATTGTGTCACATGGGCATAGCTTGCCGGTGTGAGCGGGCCCACGCGGCCGCCCGCTCCCGGGGAGGCCGCCGTCCCGAAAAGGGCAGAGCCGGACTCCGGCACCCGGGGGGAGAGCGCCGAAGTCCGGCTCGCGGAGAGTCCCGGCGCCGGGGGGAGTGCGGCGGGACTTGGTCTAGGGCCCGGACTGTCGCCCGGGACCCGAACTCATGGGCCCTGAAGTCTTTTTCCCAGGGTCCTGCCTGTTGAAGCGGCCTGACACCGCCGTGTTTGCGCCTTTCACGACCCGGCGCACGCGGGCACACGGCTCTTGAGGCGAGCCGTGTCCCAGCCCTTACGCCGCCGCGTCGAACCCGGTGTCCCGGGCGAGCTTCTTCAGCTCCAGCAGCGCGTGCTTCTCGATCTGCCGGATGCGCTCGCGCGTCAGCCCGTGCTCCTTGCCGACCTCGGTCAGCGTGCGCTCCCGG
Above is a window of Streptomyces sp. NBC_00490 DNA encoding:
- a CDS encoding MFS transporter, coding for MTSTEPLVDSPTSQPSQPDRRRWFALAIVMTAAFMDLVDVTIVNIAIPSIQAEAGASVSQIQWITAGYALAFAAGLITGGRLGDIHGRKRLFLVGIGGFTVASALCGFAANPEMLVAARILQGGMAALMVPQVLSIVHATFPAHERGKVFGLFGAIVGLGAVSGPLLGALLTEWNLFGLEWRPIFLINLPVGIAGLILGSRYITESRAPRALKLDLVGVALVTLGLLMLLYPLTRGRELDWPLWGHLSMGGAVLVFGALVAYERRKSARDGSPLVELSLFKVKSFAAGIAVQTVFGIALGIFFLVWTLYMQTGLGWRPLKAGLTGVPFSIAVSVAAGLSVQKLVPRFGRKVLQAGALTLAAGVLLYLWEADRYGMSIAPWQMALPLVVMGVGMGLIFAPLTDMVLSGVPREHAGSASGLINTVQQMGNALGLGLVSVVFFGTIDDDLRPVDVGPAFVNAFQHALWWVAAVMGVIFLLMFALPKRAVQHLEGAEAAGTSAGPAGPVGEKEPELV
- a CDS encoding helix-turn-helix transcriptional regulator gives rise to the protein MTTDTPARLLQLLSLLQTPREWPGGELSDRLGVSRRTVRRDIDRLRELGYPVQATKGADGGYRLVAGKAMPPLVLDDEEAVAIAVGLRAGAGHALEGVDEASVRALAKLEQVLPSRLRHRVSTLQAATTPLTSGDGASIAPETLTVMASTVAGHERLRFAYRAKDGADSRRVVEPYRLVSTGRRWYLVAYDLDRADWRTFRVDRVSEPFATGARFAPRELPTGSAAEYLRQSMYRWQETYAIDVTFEAPASHIAARLPKWFGEPEELGEGRCRLRATVGDAVEWLAVRLAMVDCEFTVREPEELVRCVRDLGGRLSRAAGG